Proteins encoded together in one Lathyrus oleraceus cultivar Zhongwan6 chromosome 5, CAAS_Psat_ZW6_1.0, whole genome shotgun sequence window:
- the LOC127087390 gene encoding inorganic pyrophosphatase 2, translating into MAGVIVIFDFDSTIIEIDSDNWVLDHFGLTEKFYQLLPNTLWNPLMNKMMNELHSQGKKLEEIIEVVKRTPIHPRIVPAIEAAYSLGCELRIVSDANIFFIETILKHHGVLNCFSKITANPSYVNEEGRLIICPYHDYLKSSHGCNLCPPNMCKGLVIEKFQKSLDEEGKKNIIYLGDGNGDFCPSLKLKESDYLMPRINFPLSDLVSKNSNDIKAHVHGWRDGEELESVLLHIINKTFIDKGNNVVGPKIVTLDCKMGTISNDALKPFPEAISVPL; encoded by the exons ATGGCTGGTGTCATAGTGATTTTTGACTTTGACTCGACAATAATTGAGATTGATAGTGATAATTGGGTTCTTGATCACTTTGGTTTAACTGAAAAATTCTACCAGCTTCTTCCTAACACGCTTTGGAATCCTCTCATG AACAAGATGATGAATGAACTTCATTCTCAAGGAAAAAAACTTGAAGAAATTATTGAAGTTGTTAAGAGAACTCCCATTCATCCTCGCATTGTACCTGCCATTGAAGCTGCTTATTCTCTTGG GTGTGAGTTGAGGATTGTGAGTGATGCAAATATTTTCTTTATAGAAACAATTTTGAAGCATCATGGTGTGTTGAATTGTTTCTCAAAGATCACTGCAAACCCAAGTTATGTTAATGAAGAAGGGAGGCTCATAATTTGTCCCTACCATGATTATCTTAAATCTTCTCATGGATGTAACCTTTGTCCACCAAATATGTGCAAG GGATTGGTGATAGAAAAGTTCCAAAAGTCACTTGATGAGGAGGGAAAGAAAAACATCATATACTTAGGAGATGGAAATGGAGATTTTTGTCCTAGTTTAAAGCTCAAAGAGAGTGATTATTTGATGCCTAGAATCAACTTTCCATTAAGTGATTTAGTATCTAAAAATTCTAATGACATAAAGGCACATGTACATGGTTGGAGAGATGGAGAAGAGCTTGAGAGTGTGCTGCTtcatatcatcaacaaaactttTATTGATAAAGGAAACAATGTTGTTGGTCCAAAAATTGTGACACTTGATTGCAAGATGGGAACAATTTCAAATGATGCTCTTAAACCTTTTCCAGAAGCTATCTCAGTTCCTCTTTAA